ATAACTTTAAGGCTAGTTCACTAGAGTTCCCACCTGGAGAGGACACAAGTATGTCATGTAACGCATTTCTTCTACCTGTTCTTCCTGAAGCAATAAAGTCTGCATATGTAGATTCCACATCAGTCATTGCTAACAAATATCCACATAGCAGTACCtggatgggagaaaaaaagaacaacactTAGAacaccagaaaaacaaatgatgtTATGGCATGGGAATAGAAGACTAGAGGGTTCTCACTGTGGAGTAGATTGGCTATGCAGTAAGCAGCAAAATAAGATGCCTCAATCTCAAAATTTGGAGAAATTAGAGAAGAAACAGagtagaaagcagaaaaggtgTGTGGATTTTATGCAATCTCTAttcaacagtattttaaacaacttcatttttcatactTCATAAAGTGCTAGTGAGTACTTTATAAAAGCAATGACCTCAGCAACATAATTTCTTTATAGAGCTGTCTCTGCTTTTAATATTAGCTGGGAAGTAGGAGGTAGATAGGGGGTGGAAGAAAGTTCTTTTCTGCACAAAATGCAGAGCGTAAGGAGTAAGAAAGTACAAATCGATAATGCTTTTGCATGCAGAACACTGTGCTCATGCACAGGCACAGCtatgttttgtgtattttcctttctgttagtACGATTAGTTTTGGCATTGTATATAGACCTCTTCAGACTCaactaaatttattttggtGTGGTAGTTGCACCAAAGTGGTACATTACCATAAAGTCACTGAAACGAGGGGAGACATGCTAACAGAGCAAGCAGAATAGCTGAACTATAATACAGAGGTTAGAAAGCAATGCTCTGTAAGCTAGATATAAAATCAGAACttcttttcattagaaaataattatttctcatGTTCTTATGGAATAATGTGATGATATGCGTTAATGTAACATCTGCTAAAGATACAACGAAACTCCTATTTAAACCTCAGtaacagaaagattttcatCCCTGCTGGAGTATCTGCTATACATATAACCTGTTaggattttttcttaatttatagAATTGTAACTAGAGACCGGGGGTGGGGGCATAAGGACAACATTGTACAGTTGCATACAGTGAGAAACTTTAGCTATTATTACTAAAGTAGCTGAAATGTCACATTTGCATAGTGTACAAATCTTTTTAATCAGTTCCTACTGCAGTTGCTGGACACTGAAGAAGCCTCTGAAGTCATCACAAACactaacagcagcaaaagattcagctttctctctttcctcatttttataaacactttttattttaaaaatagatacataAAAGACAACAGCCAACCCTTCCCCACCCTCAACTCTGAATAACTTCACAAATCCTGTCCATTCTTCAACTTCGTTTGTCCTTACCTCCCCAACTTCAGTCAGCTGTATaagggtgtcctggtttcggctgggatagagttagttttctttctagtagctggtatagtgctgtgctttggattttagtatgagaataatattgataacacgctgatgttttggctgttgctaagcagtgtttcCACTAGTCAaagactttttcagcttcccatgctctgccaggtgcccaagaaatgggagggggcacagccaggatagttgatccaaactgaccaaagggctattccataccatatgatgtcatgcccagtatataaactgggggagctggccggggggtagcgatcgctgctcggggactggctgggcgtcggtcggcgggtggtgagcggttgtataattttttaattttttttttcccttttttccctcccttgggttttgttcttctctctctctctctctctcgttgttttccttctcattataattcattattattattattattttgttccaattattaaactgttcttatctcaacccacgagttttcttacttttgctcttccgattctctcccccatcccactggggggaagtgagcgagcggctgtgtggtgcttagctgccggctggggctaaaccacgacaaaggGTGTACATACGATGTGCCTCAGAAGCCAAGAAAAGGGTTCTACACCATATTTTATTTAGTCTAAATATAACTATATCAAGTATCATTGCAAGTCTGACTGACTTAAAATGAAGTTCATTGCTATCAAGCTTTGGTGTCCCATGCCAAATGCTGAATGGCTGACAGGATAATTTCACTCCTATGAACAACCACTGTGAAAcaggaaactgcttttttttaaaaaaaaaaaaacaacaactggaaaaaaaaaacccaaaccacaaaacctaACAACAAATACTTAGGGCATGGAAAGAGGTCAGCATAGACTGAAAACGTGCCCTGACACACATAAAATAGTGTAATACCTCTCAATTAACAAATGCTTTCATGAGCATGAGagcatttgcatttctttccatgAAGTGCCCTCTTCTTGAAACACTGCAAGAATACTGAAGCAAATGAGAAGTTTACCATTTGTTCTTTGCCCAGGTGCCGACATCTCAATGCCAAATATATCAACCGTGTGATAATGAAGCATATAACTTGCAAAGGTGAAGGGAAACAGTGAGGACAGTTGTGATAAGGTAAGAAAACAGCACAAGTTTTCAGACTTATCTGAcctgttgtcatggtttaaccccagccagcaactaagcaccacacagccgctcactcactccccccgcagtgggatgagggagagaatcggaagggtaaaagtgagaaaactcatgggctgagacaaagacagtttaataggtaaagcaaaagctgggcacgcaagcaaagcaaaacaaggaattcattcactccttcccacgggcaggcaggtgttcagccatctccaggaaagcagggctccatcacgcgtaatggttacttgggaagacaaacgccatcactctgaacgtccccccttcctccttcttcccccagctttgcaTGCTAAGCATgatggcatatggtatggaatagccctttggtcagtaggggtcagctgtcccagctgtgtcctctcccaacttcttgtgcttctccagccttctcagtcagtagagcatgagaagctgaaaagtccttgacttagtgtaagcgCTACTTAGCAACtattaaaacatcagtgtgttaccaacattattctcatactaaagcCAAAgcatagcctcatactagcttctatgaagaaaattaactctatcccagtgAAAATCAGCACACCTGTTCACTGAAGAATATCATCCAGCAAGATCAGAAGATAAAAGATTTTAAGTGAAACTTAAATGAGTTATATTTGTTTATGCCTGTTATTGTAACTGGCCTGTAGAAAATGAAGTGCAAAACCTGAAAGTAATAAATGTACAGGCTTGGATTTTGTCATTAGTGTAGCACTAGTCCAAAGTCATCATAGCTATCACTCCTGCCAggatattaatttattttagcgtagaaaaaacaccacaaagaAGAATATTCTTTTGCTACTTTGCAAGCTGCATATCAGTGCATCAGGAACAGAATAAGCAGAGAAGACTATGACTGAGGTGGAACAAGCTATAGGGCTGTAAGGCTGGCAAAATGAGCAGTGTTGTACTCCATAAGCAATTCCCTGGACTGTACAAACCGCACTCCACAGAATACTCTTCTGTAAGATTATATTCTCCTTGAAACATTCCATAAAATCATGGAGACCACTGGGGGAAATCTCAAGCTTCTTTAATTTTAGCTACGAAACAAGCTATAAAGCCATATGAACATGTGCTTGTGgagaactttattttaaaagttcattttctaTAGGCTCAATATGGCATTACTAACAACATTCTGATCAAAAAAGAATGTTACCAAACATACATTTATTAACACTTCCAAGTTTTCCTGTCTGCGTCTTCTCCTAAATGTCAAACACCATTCTGTTTTGTATTGGCATTATCTTGAGACATTACTGCATAAATATGGAACTCCACTGACATCACCCGAGAGCTCCCCTTCCAATGAATGGCTCAATGCCCAGCAGTCTGTAATTATTCACTGAACCAGTCATTAAGGAATTACCATTCACtccaaaaaacctttttttccttcagtctctgTGGAAGGAGTAGAATTTGCTAATAATTCTGTgaaacataatttaaatttcCTAACTAATTGCATTAACAGATATTCCTGTATTAAAGATTGTGGTCACAGTCCCGCTAGTTCtactaatgtaatttttttttttttaagttgcaaaAACAATACTGTGCTACATGGTATTGAACTGAAACAAGAAGGCTGCAAACCTTACTGCTTCTGCCAACTGAACCAGCAAACTAAAGAAAGCAGTTCTGTGAGCGTAAAGACTAATGAAACCTGCTGTTGCAGGCTGGATTCCTTGGTAACTGATGAGATACTATCCCATCTGAAGTCTCCCCCAGCTGTGCTTTGTCTTTCCCCCCCATGTAGAGTCACTTTGCCTGATAATGGGTTAGTTTGCAGTACAGTCCTGGGGATTTTCATATGgcatctttcctttcctcagctTCTTAGTTTCATCAAACTTCTAGAAATGTGGGTATCTTAGACTTCTGtctctttcccctcccaactccttccTCCCAAAGAAAGCTGTATTGAAAATTAGTTGAAAGCACCTAAAGAATTATGGAGGATGAGGAAGGTAGATAGGCATAGTTGCTATCTTGGATTTTAGCCAGTGTAACAAGACATCTCTGTATTATTAATGAATATTCTGGATAACATATACTGCTACACCTGCAAAAGGCCTACTTCTACATCCTATGCAAATTAAGAAGTTTTACAGGTAAGCATCATGAGGAGTAGAATTAGTATCCAGAGaatgcaggaggaggaaaaaaagcataagaacAGCATGATTTAATAGGTACAGAGAGAATCAgtatttgtgttttcagaaagtTCCCTGAATACTCCTCCATCTCCACAATCCAATTTCTGTgttaaattttcagtttccaaGCTAGATATAACAAATCTTGTCCCCCAAATTTCTGAAGCTGTCAAATTTCTACaactgttttcctccttctaTGTACTTTGGTTTTATTGAAAGAACtcttaaaaaaccctaaaaagtTAGTGATGGCTTCACAAATAAAATCCCAATTTGACTGCATTCCATAACCATTCAGTGAAACAAGGTGCTACACAGTGCCATTGTTATCAAGAGTTTAGAAGTACAGACATTATGTGGCATACCAGCAtgaattaaaaatcagtgtCTACACAGTTTATGGGCTAGAAGTACCTAGGGCTGTTGAATTTAGCCTGTCTAAGGGACTAGCTACCTAAAAGAAGCCAGGCACATTTAAAGTACCTTcactatttattattattttaaaaggaagacagaataaGAACGGGCACTTGACACATGGCTTGTCTATGGGATTTGGCATATGTTGCTAGCTAGCACAGGAGAGCTGCCATTTTCTTGGCAAACCTGCAGTGTAAGGCTAAGAGGTACGATCCTTCAACATTTACTCCCCCTCTTTCTCCATATATGCTTAATGATGGCATTGAATAAGggattttcaaataaaactctCCCAGGCTTTGGCTGCTAAATGTTGTATCACGATCAgcacattatttaaatataattatctATATTCAGCTGTCataagggaacaaaaaaaaaaaagaaaagagaacttGTCATTTAATAGCATGTCTGCTTTAGAGAAGGTGTataattatgcttttaaaataaattttagttcCAAATCTAGCCTTAGCTTAGAGACAGGACTCTTTCCAGTGAGGAGATAGTTCTGTTCCAGAGCAACCTGTACCTAGATCCCCATCTCATGAATGGTCTGCTACattgaaagcagaaacagagaaacaatttAACAAGACTGTACTTCTTCCACAAGAGATTACATTTGTTGTGCTATACAATAGTATTGCTTTTGCACACCAATTAGCAAGAAATTAGCATTAACTCTCAAAAGCCattaaaggaaatataaatGTCCATGCGAGCTGGACAGTATTTTAATCTGCACTTTGAAAATCCCTCATGTAGTTTTGTCTGTATAATGTTTCTGAAGTGACcacctttttaaaatagtaatgtAGAACAGGTCACTTACCTTTTTGATAGTTAACATATTTTTACTGTGAACATAGTATATGTAATACTCCTAAGACTATTAAGATCTTAATGGAAATTAGTGGGCAATTCAACTGGTTAAacaatgaaacagaacaaagaaaataaccacccgagattttttttttaaccagaaaaaaattaagaagctgTTTTatatctgcattaaaaaaagcactatGAAGTTGGATATCCTTCAGCTCATAACCTATACAAAGAGATGATTCATTAAGACAGTTAATaggttttccttctgtgttatGTAAGTTATGTTTTACCTAAAGAGATCTACAAAACTAAAAGCCAAATAGTTAAATTCTTACTATGTCCTTGCTCAGGGAAATTTCATTATGCCTATGACCATATAGATTTGGTCTCTCATCTACCACTTAATTTCAGTTCACAAATTAGGTTTTATCTTCCACTATTCCATAAAAGTGGGCAgtgaaataacagcagcaaatacaaaaaagcaaacataatcAATGAAGCAAGTCTACAGAGGCCTTGGTTCTTTGGAAAGCTACAGTACAGGAGTTGTCATCTACCATCTACCATCACTAGTCACTGCTCAACCTAGAGAGTACTGACTGGCAAACAAAACGTGTTTGAGAAGAGAGGCATCTATTGCTGTGTGACTTTTTTACTTGCGGTTGGTGAATGGACCTCTTGGCTTCTGAAGGGAATGAGGGAGTTAAAGCATCACTTTTCAGGATGCTCTGATACTCTCTATGAACAACTTTGCTATAGCACCTCATAACCATGAAGATGGATAAGGGCCTCAAGCAAGACAGGAGCTGTCAAGCTCTTCATGTGACACACATCTGGCAGCCCTGCTGAGCTTCCCACATCCATCTGAGCTGTGGGAAGGCTGATGTTATAGGGTTCTGGGAGGATGAGGCCTGTTATGCAGCCCTGCAGTTTATTTGTTTAGAATGGTATGGTGCTGCAAACCAAGGAGCAGGGTTAACACAATACTGAACAAATACAATGTTTTATTCAAAAGGAATCGTTTCAGCCTTTGGGGAAAGCCTGTCCACTGGGGCTTCTATATGGCAATCCAGCAGCACTCCTTTCAGAACAGAGAGATGACATGAGAGGCAAGCCTATGGAAGAGTATGGAGACACAAAATACACCCCTCAACAGGAAAGAGGAGCTCTTCCTCAGCTGCTGGTTTACTGGAAAAACCCAGTCTATTGAGGATTCAGAACAGGCTGGCAGCCTGGAAATGCTTTCCGCAAAAAAGACAAGACTTTCTGCAGAAACGTAGAGTAGATGTCTGCTTAGCATCAGGGCGTTtagtggaggggaggggggaagttGTGTGGGCTTTGCTCATGAAGCATCTCTGTATCTTCCTAACCTTGTCTCTAATTCACGATTCATGCTATAAGCAAGTTTGTTCTCTCAGACACTTCCGTCAACAAGTGCCAGCCTGCACAGCCCGTGCTTTAAAGGTATTGATCAACACACTTCTCATTAGAAAACACAGCTGAGTGTCTGATGTCTGTTCTTTAGAGAACTTGTTATAAGCACTGTAGTGACTATTTTTGTAACAGCCACGTCTCCTCTATTCACTGCTACATACAACAGCATGTATATAgctttatggggaaaaaaagaacacaacacTGAACAGTCATGATCAGTAGCCTGCAAACGTTTTGGGCCAAACTGCTGTGAGCCACTGTAATCCTTATAGACGACAACtttcaactgaaaaaattatAGGTTTAGCCAACTTTTAACTGAAGgtctgtgtgctggttttggctgggatagagttaattttcttcatagtagctagcatggggctacgttttggatttgtgctgaaaacagtgttgataatacagggatgttttagttgttgctaagtagtgattatactaaatcaaggacttttcagcttcccatgctctgccaggtgcacaagaagttgggaggggacacacctgggacagctgaccccaactgaccaaagggatattccataccgtatggcatcatgctcagcatataaagctggggaagaagaaggaaggggaggacgttcagagtgatggcgtttgtcttcccaaggaaccattacacgtgatggagccctgctttcctggagatggctgaacacctgcctgcccatgggaaggagtgaatgaattccttgctttgcttgtgtgtgtggcttttgctttccctattaaactgtctttatctcaacccatgagttttctctcttttactcttctgattctctcctctGTCCCACCTGGGgggggtgagcaagcggctgtgtggggcttagtttccagctggggttaaaccacaacagtctgATAGCAAAATAGTTTTGTGAATTACTGGCAGACCAGTATGAGCCTTATAAGCAATCAGTGGTACAAAGGCGATAATGTGGAAGCCACTCAGATAAAGGGTTTCCTATCACACAGACTTCCAATTTTTGGCAGAAGCTTAATGCTATGGAAGGGGCTAAGAATGAGATTCACtgaactaattttaaatgcacataTGTAGGTAGGTACCTGTATGAGGCAATTCATCTGATCCatattaaacatttgttttagcATCAATGCAACTAGCACCTTCAATCTGCTTATCTCTTCCtactgaatagaaaaaaaagtctgagagGTGAGCAGAGGTCTTTATTACACATGCATTACGTTACATTGATCCTACTCTTGATGACCTAAAAGGAGTCTGGTCCATTgaattttttaaactcagaatATATAAAATGCTTATCCACATAAGACCTATTCCCCtccatatcttttttttttcccctgcagataTACATTTTGCTAGGTATTACTTTACTAGTACTAATGCTTTCAAGgtcaaagtaaaaaaagacttcattctcataggaaaaaaaaaaaatcaaacaagaaaTGGCACACAGACAGTATGCAGTACATTGTTGTTTTCCAGTTAAATGGAAACCAGCtgtgttttttaagaaatagctCCATGGTGCAAGACAACCTCCATTCATTTATAAGGGCTGAAATACTCAGCTGAACTATAGATTTGAATGGCTAAACATCCCTAAGTAATTTATTATAGTTGCTGCAATTCCTAACAGCAAACCATAAAACTAACATGAAAATTCATTATCTTTAGCTAGTTACCAGCCAAGAAACATAGACCATCTCTTCCATATTAATATATGCCAAATCTGATAAAATACATAGCTTGTTATGCTAGGGTAAGAACTAATGTAAGCCTTGCtcttaattgttttaaaatatcagcaaaGGTAATGGTTAGCAAGAAGGTATTAGCTAGCATTGCCAGGACCAGCCTGTGCTGGGTTGGGGGAATATGATGGAATCACAAAACCACAATATGGGCATGAAGAATCAGATTTCAGGTGGGGAGATACCATCCAAAAGGGTACTCTGTCTGGAGGacaagagcaggaagaaaagaagcagatggaGATGGGGAGGAAGTAGCAATTGCCTTAGAGAACTCAGAGTTCAGTTAGAGAAACCAGTTAAGCCTGTACAACCAGAAAGATAGCTTCGACTGTGGTGGACCCCTCCAGCTGCTCTACCAAGAGGTACCCAGTGGGCTAACTTGAGTCAAGGACTTCACACAGGACCATTGATTTGAATGAGGGGTTTGGCTCactgaaaagatgttttatgGGAGGGGGAGAAAGCCTCAGACATCTTACAATGGGAAGATAACCTGGTCAGGTGCTTAACAATATTTTATACTAATTCTTTGTACAGCATCTTTGTATTTACTAGTCACTAAAAAGACTGCTTTTAACATTGTGGAACCTATTTACTAAGAAAATAGATAtcactttcctcctcctggagGACTccatcttaaatattttaattttccatcctTGGAACACAGAGTATTTCCACTGCTTACTCTTGAACCAAGATCTAACACAATTATGGTGCATACTTTGTTTCCAGGCAATACTCATATCATTGCAATAcccattttcctctgaaattgcAATGCATGAGGTTGTCTTAGAAGACCTTCTTTCTTCTTATCTCACTGCAAGAGATTTGGCTTAATAGTTACCCTTCCTATTACACTACTCCCATTCCCAAGTTAACTAAAGTTTGCATTTTGTGATGTTCTGCATTCTGACAATTTGATTGATATGTTTACAGCATCTACAACAGCAGTTTGTAGGtaacaaaagcatttcaaaggGAAAGCATGCAGTtagaacagcaaaaagaaaatgtctagATAACAGTATCATGACAGCATTTAAAACTTAGGCTATACATTATCCCGTGTGGACAGGAGGATGCACCAGCATTTTCATGAGGTTTCTTCCAGACCTATTTGCTAGGATTCTTCAATGTTTCAGTACAACATGTAGTCTAGCTATCAAGTATTCAAGATATCTAAATGCTGCACAGTTTAGCTATTCTTAAACTCTTCCTTAGTATTTAAAGAACAATTGCCCCCCTCCAAGACACTTTCCTCAAATCTTTAAGACATTGTAAGCTACTAGACAGATGCAAAATTTGTTGTATCACATATTTTTTCAGCAGGTTCTGGTGGAATAGCTCAACTGTCTGCATGTGACTACCTTTTAAAATCATGCAGTCATGACTCATCATGAAAGTATGTGTTGCAGCATCCAGAACAGAAAAGCTTGAGCTTATTACTCTTTCTCCTTGGGCAGTGGCAAAAACAGTactggaagaaaaggatttgCCTTTTTTGATATCAAGATCATCCACAACTGTGTCTTAGCGAGTATTAAATATTGGTTCCTacctttgcttttaataaaatcagattACTTCTTGCAAAAACAAAGCTGCTATAGTATAATATGCTCCTGCTAAGATGTCACATTTCACGTGCAAGCTTGGAGTTTGCCAAGAATACCCCCAATGACACTAtacttttcagtatttgcaaAGATAAATACCACTGGGCCAGCCTGGAGACCCGTGAACATGAGACAAGCAGCTTTTTAATAACATAAGTATTTGAACCTCACATTAATCAGTATTTCGTTCATGTTATATTTGGTCAACTTTTTGATTTGTCAATAATAAATTAACTTTTCCATGCaaattttttcctgtggcaGGCATTTAACATCTACTTTACATTTGAATTAGTTTTCCCAGCCACCAGAcattctgcctttcttttaattattatctaagagctacaaaaaaaaaaaagcacaatttggctgacagcatttcagtttttgtACCTTAAAAGCAGTTCAATTTATTATATCTCACACgataaattcacattttatattgcatatcatttcatttcagtttcctctTAGTCTCAGCCTTACGTTTTTCAAGGTTTCCATCATTTTTGCATTCTGTTCCCATGTGTACACTCACTACTTTAGAGTCTAAGGACTGCCTGGCTCTGTTGCTATGCAACAGCATAGCCTACTTAGGGCTTCCTGAAATAATCGTCTCTAATGTGCTTTTTTTAGAGTTGTTTCAGCAggaatattttactgtttctttatAATGGACCACTGATATTATCACCACAATATTAGACCGTGGTCACCTGGGAGGTTTTGGTAGCTACTCAAGATGACAAAAAAACAATGTTATTGCTTGCAAAATTTGGGACATACCTCCTGCATTAACGCAGGGAGGTAAATATCTCAAATATTGCTATATGTTTGCCACATGTTCTCTAGGTATATGAGAGCCATatatttataaggaaaaaaaaaatcttaattgtTTTTTGTCTTACTCTATTTcattcaaggggaaaaaaaattctctattAATGTAGAATGAGCCACcggtcagaaaaaaataaaccctcttTATATGAAGTCTATTATAAATTTAATCAGCTCAACAGAAGGAACATATATGCAAATATTCCATGCTGCAATTCAttataaaataagtttatttcaGAACTCTTTAGGACAAGgttccacattttaaaaatgacattacAGATACCGTGAACTGGGGCTGCATTTACTTTTTGAGGTACCTTTGAGCAgcctggagaaactgtcctgtgAAATATTCAATCTTTCCAGCCtcaaacataatttttcttgttaCAGCCttctactgctgctgctgcaagggtGGACCagtgtgtttggttttcttattACTGGCTTATTTGCAAATCTTAAgttaattaatttctgtaacaaTATGTAGGGCAATATAAACACAGGGCTCCTGTTAAAGCATCAATCGACCCTAGAGGGCCAAATGCCTTACTATGCACCAGGCTGAGGGATCAAAGGAAGGAGGTCTAATAGCACAAAAGAGACgttaatgaaaggaaatattttacctcatattctcttcttttccttgtccACCTTAGCATGCTCAGCAGCAATTATGTCTATGGATAGCTGTGTGTCACTCCAGAACTGAGGTACAGAGAGGAAAGATGTTTCCCAGACCCAGAGAAAATAGGAACAAGGTTTAAATTAATGTCCTTGCAGAGGCAAGTCCACCTGCAGTCTTttaaaggaagaggaggaagagagcagCAATTTCATATTGTTTGCAAGATCCTAAGTCAAAgattactttttctgaaaaagagtaGGGTGTGGTAGGTACAGGATGGGCTtctcaaaaacaaacacatgagGTGGTATAAAGAGGTAATTTTTCCATATCCATATGAGTACCCACATACACACATAGTAGCCAAGCTATTCAAGAACATGATTCAGCAAGGTTTAGCGAGTGTGACTCTCCCAGAGTGATGCATTTTAAGTCTCTGTTCTTTAAAACCACATAAAAAGTACAGCTCAGACTCAAATTGGTATCAATactgttttgaaagcaaagaggTGAAGacctgaagagcagcaacaTTTGGAAGTATCTCCTTTATGGTAAGCAAACAGTCTAAAACCTGGAAGTGATGCATGAtcagctggaggagagaaaagcattAATAAGGAAATCTTTTATAATGGGGAAATCCTGTAGTATGTTCAGTTTGCATTTTACACTTTGCAGTATTTATGGGCATTTAAAAGACAGGTCAAATAATTTCTaacataaaaagacaaaaagaaagccCTCACATTTGCCATGGTAAGTCTGAAGATGGGAACCTTACCAACCTCTTTTGAATGTCCGCGTTTAAAAAAGAATCTAAttaagcaaagaggaaaaaagcaaaacaaccaaCCACCCTTCTTCCTGAATAATCCTTTGTGACCTAGGATCATTTTGAACACTTGAGATTGAAAAATCTGACAAAGCTGACAAGTTTCCATGTGCTGGTACCAGATGGAAACTAAAAAATGGCTTGCATATACTAATATTTAATTAGCAATTGCGCTGCATTACACAATCTGTCCATGACACTCAGATTTAAGATGTATTTCTAGATGCAAGCCCAGGTACCCTGACGAATATGATACCCAACAGCAATTGAGGAAGATACAGGCTCTGCAAACCACAGCTACATAAAATCAGCGCTAGTTAAAGCTCTGAATCTGAGGGTCAAATATTGCTTTTGTCCCCAATTTCAAGCCAAACTAAAGCTCAAATACTTAATTCTTATCCCTCTAATGTCCCAATTCTTCatctaaaagaagaaagggcCAAATGGAGGCAGATAACAGGGTGGGCAACTTACAAGAGGG
Above is a genomic segment from Ciconia boyciana chromosome 2, ASM3463844v1, whole genome shotgun sequence containing:
- the PKIA gene encoding cAMP-dependent protein kinase inhibitor alpha, producing the protein MTDVESTYADFIASGRTGRRNALHDILVSSPGGNSSELALKLSELDINKTEGEGDAQRNPSEQTGEAQGEAAKQES